The following are encoded together in the Spiroplasma apis B31 genome:
- a CDS encoding TrmH family RNA methyltransferase — translation MNKLEKITSVKNTKILEILELKKIRIQKQEKKYIVEGFNLVQEAMKNGVVELILGTKKYLGLIDEEKFIEITDNVSNKLSDLTNTQEIFAVCNFKPKDFNDSNVLVLDDIQDPGNLGTLIRSAYAFGFENILCSEKTVWIYNQKVLRATQGNHFQLNFKIGILEEEMKKLKENNFIILGTSLNLDNNIDITTLKDKKIALVLGNEGQGVSESIKNICDYNIVLKTNRNVDSLNVSVAGSIIMNNIYSNN, via the coding sequence ATGAATAAGTTGGAAAAAATTACATCTGTTAAGAACACTAAAATATTAGAAATTTTAGAACTAAAAAAAATTCGAATACAAAAACAAGAAAAAAAATATATAGTAGAAGGTTTCAATTTAGTGCAAGAGGCTATGAAAAATGGAGTTGTTGAACTTATTTTAGGCACAAAAAAATACTTAGGTTTAATAGACGAAGAAAAATTCATAGAAATAACCGACAATGTTTCAAATAAGTTAAGTGATTTAACAAATACGCAAGAAATTTTTGCTGTTTGTAATTTTAAACCAAAAGACTTCAATGATAGTAATGTTCTTGTTTTAGATGATATACAGGACCCAGGAAATCTAGGAACTTTAATTAGAAGCGCTTATGCATTTGGTTTCGAAAATATTTTATGTTCAGAAAAAACAGTTTGAATTTATAACCAAAAAGTTTTACGAGCAACACAAGGCAATCATTTCCAACTAAATTTCAAAATTGGTATTCTTGAAGAAGAAATGAAAAAATTAAAAGAAAATAATTTTATTATATTAGGAACTTCTTTGAATTTAGATAATAATATAGATATAACAACATTAAAAGATAAGAAAATAGCTTTAGTTTTAGGTAATGAGGGGCAAGGTGTTTCTGAATCAATAAAGAATATTTGTGATTACAACATAGTATTAAAAACTAACAGAAATGTAGATAGTTTGAATGTTTCAGTAGCAGGTTCAATAATTATGAATAATATATATTCAAATAATTAA
- a CDS encoding glucose-6-phosphate isomerase: protein MIKIDFSNSKIEKEVKNFDISKIKQIHEMIENRSGLGSDFLGWLDWPDNYDKTEYKEMKEVAEKLRNQIDVLIVIGIGGSYLGARAADEMIRGLYHKDKVELIYVGNTISSTYTQQVLDYLDNLEFGIVNISKSGTTTEPGMAFRVFEQYLVESKGKDVAKERIVAITDKAKGALKELATAEGYQTFIIPDDIGGRFSVFTPVGIFPLLVAGIDTDAIFKGASKAVKELKDINNDAYLYAVSRYLLNTQKGYAAETLVSYEIQMQIFTEWWKQLFGESEGKDGKGLLPTSCIFSTDLHSLGQFIQEGTKNVLFETIIDVKKPTHDLKVPKNKDDLDGLNYLTNKTFHEINSTALVGVVEAHSQKGLVPNILLKFEKMDAEMFGYAAYWFMKACAMSGYLLGVNPFNQPGVEVYKENMFKLLKKPGY from the coding sequence ATGATTAAAATAGATTTTTCAAATTCAAAAATTGAAAAAGAAGTAAAAAACTTTGACATTTCAAAAATTAAGCAAATACATGAGATGATTGAAAACCGTTCTGGTTTAGGAAGTGATTTTCTGGGTTGATTAGATTGACCTGATAATTACGATAAAACAGAATACAAAGAGATGAAAGAAGTGGCTGAAAAGTTACGAAATCAAATTGATGTTTTAATTGTTATCGGTATTGGTGGAAGTTATTTGGGTGCAAGAGCAGCTGATGAAATGATACGTGGTCTTTATCACAAGGATAAAGTTGAATTAATATATGTTGGTAATACAATAAGTTCAACTTATACACAACAAGTTCTAGATTATCTAGATAATCTAGAGTTTGGTATTGTTAACATCTCCAAATCAGGTACAACAACTGAACCTGGTATGGCATTTAGGGTGTTCGAACAATATCTTGTTGAGTCAAAAGGCAAAGATGTTGCAAAAGAAAGAATTGTAGCGATTACAGATAAAGCCAAAGGTGCTTTAAAAGAGTTAGCTACAGCAGAAGGTTATCAAACTTTTATAATTCCCGATGATATTGGTGGAAGATTTAGTGTTTTCACACCTGTTGGAATTTTTCCACTATTGGTGGCTGGTATTGATACTGATGCTATTTTCAAAGGGGCAAGCAAAGCCGTTAAAGAGTTAAAGGACATTAATAACGATGCATATTTATATGCTGTGTCGCGTTATTTATTGAATACTCAAAAAGGTTACGCTGCTGAAACTTTAGTTAGTTATGAAATTCAGATGCAAATATTTACAGAATGATGAAAGCAATTATTTGGTGAATCCGAAGGTAAAGATGGTAAAGGTTTACTTCCTACAAGCTGTATATTTTCAACAGATTTACATTCATTGGGTCAATTTATACAAGAGGGAACAAAAAATGTGTTGTTTGAAACTATCATAGATGTTAAAAAACCCACACATGATTTAAAAGTTCCTAAAAATAAAGATGATCTTGATGGATTAAACTATCTTACTAACAAGACTTTTCATGAAATAAATTCAACCGCCCTAGTCGGTGTAGTTGAAGCACATTCTCAAAAAGGTCTAGTTCCAAATATTTTGCTGAAGTTTGAAAAAATGGACGCCGAAATGTTTGGTTATGCAGCTTATTGGTTTATGAAAGCTTGTGCTATGAGTGGTTATTTGTTGGGTGTCAACCCATTCAATCAACCAGGAGTAGAAGTTTATAAAGAAAATATGTTTAAATTATTGAAAAAACCCGGTTATTAA
- a CDS encoding NifU family protein, producing MEKNILEKKVIEILDQLKVYISQDGGDMEFVAIKNKLVYIRLKGNCVGCGLTELTFKEGVEGVLLEEFPYDIEGVELVM from the coding sequence ATGGAAAAAAATATCTTAGAAAAAAAAGTCATTGAAATTTTGGACCAATTAAAAGTTTATATATCACAAGATGGTGGTGATATGGAATTTGTTGCTATTAAAAACAAATTAGTTTATATTAGATTAAAAGGCAACTGTGTTGGCTGTGGTCTCACAGAGCTCACCTTCAAAGAAGGTGTCGAAGGTGTATTATTAGAAGAATTTCCCTATGACATCGAAGGTGTTGAATTAGTAATGTAA
- a CDS encoding S1 RNA-binding domain-containing protein: MINIGQKVTAKVTSIVNYGAFCEIIDGENIIKGLIHISEISDFYVSDINEFLTVGSEVEVEVIDIIQDKNQVKLSYKRIRPDLVKSDDSKLKETGSGFDNLKNSVE, translated from the coding sequence ATGATAAATATAGGTCAAAAAGTTACAGCAAAAGTTACAAGTATCGTTAATTACGGTGCATTTTGCGAAATTATTGATGGTGAAAACATTATTAAAGGTTTAATCCATATATCTGAAATTTCTGACTTTTACGTTAGCGATATCAACGAGTTTTTAACTGTTGGTAGCGAAGTTGAAGTTGAAGTTATTGATATTATTCAAGATAAAAACCAAGTAAAATTAAGTTACAAACGCATCAGACCAGATTTAGTTAAGAGTGATGACTCTAAATTAAAAGAAACTGGCAGCGGATTTGATAACTTAAAAAATAGTGTAGAATAA
- a CDS encoding Pr6Pr family membrane protein, translating into MSFFSVQVTIITIVWLLLFVIKSYRNQKIIESDFQISVINYNLLVFIIFWVGIVYSFANEKGFLENYSKNQVICTSITHFFLPTFLLVLYPFTSGNKYIDFKKIFKEKTFYKTMIYPIFYLFYILVRGKIYQNDKASENSWPYDFLNFDKLLIGNSLFGYIILLVLVFFIWLILHHWLIISINNLIYKKRKKIEKS; encoded by the coding sequence ATGAGTTTTTTTTCAGTACAAGTAACAATCATTACGATTGTTTGACTATTATTATTTGTAATAAAAAGCTATAGAAATCAAAAAATAATAGAAAGTGATTTTCAAATCTCGGTAATCAATTATAATTTATTGGTATTTATAATCTTTTGGGTTGGTATCGTCTATAGTTTTGCAAATGAAAAAGGTTTTTTAGAAAATTACAGTAAGAATCAGGTCATTTGTACTTCAATTACACACTTCTTCTTACCTACTTTTTTATTGGTTTTATATCCATTTACATCAGGAAATAAATATATTGACTTTAAAAAAATCTTCAAAGAAAAAACTTTTTATAAAACAATGATATATCCTATCTTTTACTTGTTTTATATACTTGTAAGGGGGAAAATATACCAAAATGATAAAGCGTCAGAAAACTCTTGACCATATGATTTTCTCAACTTTGATAAATTATTAATTGGTAACTCATTGTTTGGTTATATTATTTTACTAGTACTTGTGTTTTTCATATGATTGATCTTGCACCATTGATTGATAATTTCTATCAATAATCTTATTTATAAAAAACGAAAAAAAATAGAGAAAAGCTAG
- a CDS encoding NADP-dependent glyceraldehyde-3-phosphate dehydrogenase gives MRIFKALIDNKLIDNGQWLEIINPTSLEVAGKVTALTPDDIKCAFNAARNSQAEWENTPLLTRISILKKFRDELEVNKMEIAQVISEEIAKGFKDSLTEVERTLEIIDYTFEEAKRMDPLAMTGEGMGAKNKIGIFSRVAKGVILAISPFNYPFNLALAKIIPALVMGNSVVFKPATAGSLVGAFMSELAIKANLPKGIFNVVTGRGRDIGDDITSNSEIDMISFTGSVNIGNQIRKMGSTTDLVLELGGKDPALVLDDLNLTKYADEIISGAFGYSGQRCTAIKRVLVNNKIADKLIPMLKERVDRLSVGKPSDNADITPVIDMKSANFILGLINDAKANGAKIITGDKSENNLLWPTLVDFVTPDMRLAWEEPFGPVLPIIRVDDLDEMISLTNKSEFGLQASIFCQDLSQSLNVAKRIKTGTVNLNGKSQRGPDCFPFLGIKNSGEGVQGIRESLLSMTRYKGIVINY, from the coding sequence ATGAGAATATTTAAAGCATTAATAGATAACAAACTAATAGATAATGGACAATGACTTGAAATAATCAATCCAACTTCATTAGAAGTAGCTGGTAAAGTTACTGCTTTAACGCCCGATGATATTAAATGTGCGTTTAATGCAGCAAGAAATAGTCAAGCTGAATGGGAAAATACCCCTTTATTAACAAGAATAAGTATTTTAAAAAAATTTAGAGATGAACTTGAAGTTAACAAAATGGAAATTGCCCAAGTAATAAGTGAAGAAATTGCAAAAGGTTTCAAAGATTCGTTAACAGAAGTTGAAAGAACTTTAGAAATTATAGACTACACATTTGAAGAAGCAAAAAGAATGGATCCATTAGCGATGACAGGAGAAGGAATGGGTGCCAAAAACAAAATAGGTATTTTTTCAAGAGTGGCTAAAGGTGTTATTTTAGCGATTTCTCCCTTTAATTATCCTTTTAATCTTGCTCTAGCAAAAATAATTCCAGCATTAGTTATGGGTAACAGTGTGGTCTTTAAACCTGCGACAGCAGGTAGTTTGGTTGGTGCATTTATGTCTGAGTTAGCAATCAAAGCCAACCTGCCGAAGGGTATTTTTAATGTAGTAACTGGTAGAGGGCGTGATATTGGTGATGATATTACATCCAATTCAGAAATAGATATGATTTCATTTACAGGCAGTGTGAACATCGGTAACCAAATACGAAAAATGGGTAGCACAACCGATTTAGTCTTAGAATTAGGTGGTAAGGACCCCGCATTGGTTTTGGACGATTTAAATCTTACAAAATATGCGGATGAAATTATTTCTGGAGCTTTTGGATATTCAGGACAGAGATGTACAGCAATCAAAAGAGTTTTAGTCAACAATAAAATAGCAGATAAACTAATTCCGATGTTGAAAGAAAGAGTTGATAGATTATCGGTTGGTAAACCATCGGATAATGCAGATATAACACCTGTTATTGATATGAAATCAGCAAACTTTATTTTAGGTTTAATAAACGATGCGAAAGCCAACGGGGCCAAAATTATAACTGGTGATAAAAGTGAAAATAATCTTTTGTGACCAACTTTAGTAGATTTTGTAACTCCTGATATGCGCCTTGCTTGAGAAGAACCTTTCGGTCCTGTTCTACCAATTATAAGAGTTGACGATTTAGATGAAATGATAAGTTTAACAAATAAATCAGAATTTGGACTGCAGGCAAGTATTTTTTGTCAAGATCTTTCACAATCTTTAAATGTTGCCAAACGAATAAAAACAGGTACTGTTAATTTAAATGGTAAATCTCAACGTGGTCCCGATTGTTTTCCTTTCTTAGGGATTAAAAACTCTGGTGAAGGAGTACAAGGAATTAGAGAATCGTTGTTAAGTATGACTAGATATAAAGGTATTGTAATAAATTACTAG
- a CDS encoding dUTP diphosphatase, producing the protein MLTNKELIYLSEKQKYLDNYIMEAKSIINSPEITKKKLIAFYVEVAEFINEQRSFKFWSNKKPSEKSILLEEYIDGIHFLISLGNDMEYDFSKYINTNEIKTKDIIENYLNVFSMTSNLVETQSIENYENLLKSFLNICYILDFTIDDIIGSYNKKNEINFERQNSNY; encoded by the coding sequence ATGTTAACTAATAAAGAATTAATTTATCTATCTGAAAAACAAAAATATTTGGATAATTATATAATGGAAGCAAAAAGTATTATAAACTCTCCAGAAATTACCAAAAAAAAATTAATCGCTTTTTATGTGGAGGTAGCTGAGTTTATTAATGAACAAAGGTCCTTTAAATTTTGGTCAAATAAGAAGCCAAGCGAAAAATCGATTTTACTTGAAGAGTATATTGATGGCATTCATTTTTTAATTTCTTTGGGAAACGATATGGAATACGACTTTTCTAAATACATAAATACTAATGAAATTAAGACAAAAGACATCATTGAAAATTATTTAAATGTATTTTCTATGACATCCAATCTAGTTGAAACTCAATCAATAGAGAATTACGAAAATTTATTAAAATCTTTTTTAAATATATGTTATATCCTTGATTTTACTATCGATGATATTATTGGTTCTTATAATAAAAAAAATGAAATAAACTTTGAAAGACAAAATAGTAATTACTAA
- a CDS encoding ECF transporter S component, with protein MKKIRFFGIIGILACSFLMILSIIMFKLHDNSFKFTIIVSLHKSVGNQISSTDLKVLSYMIIASMVGMTLIGILRYILFKNKTLSIISSLTSVFAFVVLLDYFINVNPVLDDGWSLNYNDPAFIIVANPTRIISIVGIVLLGITGIYSVISIVITFRIKNLASDKTVNHEKISKSFLDTQETEDISENDKNLVKNANLVDNSFTSTPNDETYNIADKLQKLREDLAGGIFDERLFNTDSETNDTESKREDSLQYDGQNIDEEIDNDDPINLNERVSEDKVVVEEKQLVSEEADEFPREPQPPVDPYRQTIIPRRSLDRKVEYKKPIGNKPFSELSQPSRERREAKYDSNYQGKVFLGDSDRIWEAMKKQKRLNTNSSPQIESPSNPNDSSKIEEVQIETTITPELAPKKVIDPLSENQQIKNNDPIYPTIDWDE; from the coding sequence ATGAAAAAAATTAGGTTTTTTGGGATAATAGGAATTTTAGCTTGTTCTTTTTTAATGATTCTTTCAATTATTATGTTTAAGTTGCATGATAATTCCTTCAAATTTACAATAATAGTTTCTTTGCATAAAAGTGTTGGTAATCAAATCTCTTCTACAGATTTAAAAGTATTATCTTATATGATTATTGCGTCAATGGTTGGAATGACATTGATCGGTATTTTAAGATATATTCTTTTTAAGAACAAAACTTTATCAATTATAAGCTCACTAACTAGTGTTTTTGCTTTTGTAGTTTTGTTGGACTATTTTATAAATGTCAATCCAGTATTGGATGATGGGTGATCATTGAATTACAATGACCCAGCATTTATAATTGTTGCAAACCCAACAAGAATAATTTCCATAGTTGGAATTGTACTTTTGGGTATTACAGGCATCTATTCAGTTATCTCTATTGTAATTACTTTTAGAATTAAGAATTTAGCGTCTGACAAGACAGTTAACCACGAAAAAATCAGTAAGAGTTTTTTGGACACACAAGAAACTGAAGATATATCTGAGAATGATAAAAACTTAGTAAAAAATGCTAATCTTGTTGATAATAGTTTTACATCAACTCCAAATGATGAAACTTACAATATAGCTGATAAACTACAAAAGTTGAGAGAAGACCTTGCCGGTGGAATTTTTGACGAACGATTATTTAACACTGATAGTGAGACAAATGACACTGAAAGCAAAAGAGAAGACAGCTTACAATACGATGGGCAAAACATAGATGAAGAAATTGATAATGATGATCCGATTAACTTGAATGAGAGAGTATCGGAAGACAAAGTCGTGGTTGAAGAAAAACAATTAGTTAGCGAGGAAGCTGATGAATTTCCAAGAGAACCCCAACCTCCAGTTGATCCTTATCGTCAAACAATTATCCCAAGAAGGTCACTAGATAGAAAAGTTGAATACAAGAAACCAATTGGAAACAAGCCATTTAGTGAATTATCTCAACCTTCAAGAGAAAGAAGAGAAGCAAAGTACGATAGTAATTACCAAGGAAAAGTATTTCTAGGTGATAGCGATAGAATCTGGGAGGCTATGAAAAAGCAAAAAAGATTAAATACCAATTCATCGCCTCAAATAGAATCACCTTCAAACCCAAATGACTCAAGTAAAATTGAAGAAGTTCAAATAGAAACAACCATTACCCCTGAGTTAGCACCTAAAAAGGTAATTGATCCCTTAAGTGAGAATCAACAAATTAAAAATAATGATCCAATTTACCCAACAATTGATTGGGACGAGTAA